In Microbacterium lushaniae, the following are encoded in one genomic region:
- a CDS encoding diacylglycerol/lipid kinase family protein, with translation MAPDADTPETDETIPRKDEAAAFKSDPLRDDEPRPATDAPGPRGANTDAPDPAEAAAPDDVIREPDDVEPDTTDGEVGEARQVTADGEQTTMDAPPTELKRAALVYNPTKVDPAQLRDLVARLAREAEWAEPLFFETTVDDLGDDAARAALDEGADAILVAGGDGTVRAVSEALTDTGVPLTIVPSGTGNLLARNLNLPLTDPETMVQATFDGDVLAVDAGVARLRRTDGSTEEHGFVVMAGMGLDAAMIANTRPELKKTVGWVAYVDGAARSLVTAKPFRIVYQLDEHRLHSARVQSILFANCGSLPAGIALIPDASIADGKLDVAVIQPAGPFGWLGVWRKIWWDNSFLRRFRAGRRVLERRGRDASVHFRSGSEIEAATSPAQPVELDGDEFGEATRIYCRIVPGGLQIVVPRGHDTSSL, from the coding sequence ATGGCGCCTGATGCGGACACCCCGGAAACGGACGAGACGATTCCGCGGAAGGACGAAGCGGCGGCGTTCAAGTCCGATCCGCTGCGCGATGACGAACCGCGTCCGGCGACCGATGCTCCCGGCCCGCGCGGTGCGAACACCGACGCCCCCGACCCGGCCGAGGCGGCCGCGCCCGACGACGTCATCCGCGAGCCCGACGACGTCGAGCCCGACACGACCGACGGCGAGGTCGGCGAGGCACGTCAGGTCACCGCCGACGGCGAGCAGACAACGATGGATGCTCCGCCCACCGAGCTCAAGCGCGCGGCCCTGGTGTACAACCCCACGAAGGTCGACCCCGCGCAGCTGCGCGACCTCGTGGCGCGCCTGGCGCGGGAGGCCGAGTGGGCCGAGCCGCTCTTCTTCGAGACGACCGTCGATGATCTGGGCGACGACGCTGCGCGCGCGGCGCTGGACGAAGGCGCCGACGCGATCCTCGTGGCCGGCGGCGACGGCACCGTGCGGGCCGTGAGTGAGGCGCTCACCGACACCGGGGTGCCGCTGACGATCGTGCCCAGCGGAACCGGGAACCTGCTCGCCCGCAACCTCAATCTCCCCCTGACCGACCCCGAGACGATGGTGCAGGCCACCTTCGACGGCGACGTCCTCGCGGTCGACGCCGGCGTGGCGCGCCTGCGCCGCACCGACGGCTCGACCGAGGAGCACGGGTTCGTCGTGATGGCCGGCATGGGGCTGGATGCGGCGATGATCGCCAACACGCGGCCGGAACTGAAGAAGACCGTGGGATGGGTGGCGTACGTCGACGGCGCCGCGCGCTCACTGGTGACGGCCAAGCCGTTCCGCATCGTCTACCAGCTCGACGAGCACCGCCTGCACTCGGCGCGGGTGCAGAGCATCCTGTTCGCCAACTGCGGCTCGCTGCCGGCGGGCATCGCCCTGATCCCCGACGCCTCGATCGCCGACGGCAAGCTCGACGTCGCCGTCATCCAGCCGGCCGGGCCGTTCGGCTGGCTGGGCGTGTGGCGCAAGATCTGGTGGGACAACTCGTTCCTGCGGCGCTTCCGCGCCGGGCGCCGGGTGCTCGAGCGGCGGGGGCGTGACGCGTCGGTGCACTTCCGCAGCGGGAGTGAGATCGAGGCGGCGACGAGTCCGGCCCAGCCGGTCGAGCTCGACGGCGACGAGTTCGGCGAGGCCACGCGCATCTACTGCCGCATCGTTCCCGGTGGGCTGCAGATCGTCGTCCCCCGCGGTCACGACACCTCTTCGCTCTGA
- a CDS encoding cryptochrome/photolyase family protein has product MTSPSLVWFRDDLRLADNPALQAALERGGPVVGLYVLEESPGIRPLGGAARWWLHASLASLAGRLRERGSTLVLRRGEAAAVLPAVVAELEAGAVFWNRRYGGAERGIDAAIKAALREQGTEVASFSASLLFEPWTVRTGSDTPYAVFTPFWRACQNLPAPRAPLPAPVVIPGMRTTPRSDDLEAWELRPTHPDWADGLAEHWTPGEPAAAARLADFLADDLSRYDRARDEPAAESTSRLSPRLRWGELSPHQVWHAAVQQREADASRFLSELGWREFAWHTLFHFPDLATRNWRAEFDAFPWPPPNRDHLSAWQRGRTGVALVDAGMHELWRTGFMHNRVRMVTASFLVKNLLIDWRLGEEWFWDTLVDADAASNAFNWQWVAGSGADAAPYFRIFNPERQREKFDPNSEYIRRWAPEHLAADPPAPLVDLAATRRQALDAYDVVKRAR; this is encoded by the coding sequence ATGACGAGCCCGTCCCTCGTGTGGTTCCGCGACGACCTGCGCCTGGCCGACAACCCCGCGCTGCAGGCGGCGCTCGAACGTGGCGGCCCCGTCGTGGGCCTGTATGTGCTGGAGGAGTCCCCCGGCATCCGGCCCCTCGGCGGCGCCGCGCGCTGGTGGCTGCACGCCTCTCTCGCCTCGCTCGCCGGCCGGCTGCGCGAACGCGGGTCGACCCTCGTGCTGCGCCGGGGGGAGGCCGCCGCCGTGCTGCCGGCGGTGGTCGCTGAGCTCGAGGCCGGCGCGGTCTTCTGGAACCGCCGTTACGGCGGCGCCGAGCGCGGCATCGACGCCGCCATCAAGGCCGCCCTGCGGGAGCAGGGGACGGAGGTCGCCTCGTTCTCGGCATCACTGCTGTTCGAGCCGTGGACCGTGCGGACCGGGTCGGACACGCCGTACGCGGTGTTCACGCCTTTCTGGCGCGCCTGCCAGAACCTGCCCGCTCCGCGTGCGCCGCTGCCGGCGCCGGTCGTGATCCCCGGGATGCGGACGACCCCGCGCTCCGACGACCTCGAGGCGTGGGAGCTGCGGCCCACGCACCCGGATTGGGCGGACGGCCTCGCGGAACACTGGACGCCGGGCGAACCGGCCGCCGCCGCACGCCTGGCGGACTTCCTCGCCGACGACCTCTCCCGCTACGACCGCGCCCGCGACGAGCCGGCGGCAGAGTCGACCTCGCGCCTGTCTCCCCGGCTGCGGTGGGGCGAGCTGAGCCCGCACCAGGTGTGGCACGCCGCCGTGCAGCAGCGTGAAGCCGATGCCTCCCGGTTCCTCTCCGAACTCGGATGGCGCGAGTTCGCGTGGCACACGCTGTTCCACTTCCCCGACCTCGCCACCCGGAACTGGCGCGCCGAGTTCGACGCCTTCCCGTGGCCGCCGCCGAACCGCGACCACCTGTCGGCATGGCAGCGTGGGCGCACGGGTGTCGCTCTCGTGGACGCCGGCATGCACGAACTGTGGCGCACCGGCTTCATGCACAACCGCGTGCGCATGGTGACGGCATCCTTTCTCGTGAAGAACCTGCTGATCGACTGGCGGCTCGGGGAGGAATGGTTCTGGGACACCCTGGTCGACGCGGATGCGGCCAGCAACGCGTTCAACTGGCAGTGGGTCGCCGGATCCGGCGCCGACGCCGCCCCGTACTTCCGGATCTTCAACCCCGAACGCCAGCGGGAGAAGTTCGACCCGAACTCCGAGTACATCCGCCGCTGGGCGCCCGAGCACCTCGCCGCCGATCCGCCCGCGCCCCTCGTCGACCTCGCCGCCACCCGCCGTCAGGCACTCGACGCGTACGACGTCGTCAAACGCGCCCGCTGA
- a CDS encoding TM2 domain-containing protein has protein sequence MSQPPYPNRQPYADVSEKSWLATLLLSIFLGEFGIDRFYLGKIGTGILKLITVGGFGVWWLIDLILVIAGVMKDKRGLPVKYVPGR, from the coding sequence ATGTCTCAGCCGCCCTACCCCAACCGGCAGCCGTATGCCGATGTCAGCGAGAAGTCGTGGCTGGCGACCCTGCTGCTGTCGATCTTCCTCGGCGAATTCGGCATCGACCGCTTCTACCTCGGCAAGATCGGCACCGGCATCCTCAAGCTCATCACGGTGGGCGGCTTCGGCGTGTGGTGGCTCATCGACCTCATCCTCGTCATCGCCGGGGTCATGAAGGACAAGCGCGGGCTCCCGGTCAAGTACGTTCCCGGCCGCTGA
- a CDS encoding LLM class flavin-dependent oxidoreductase: MNDLALSVLDLVPVRDGQTSAQAVASSLDSAVHADRLGYRRYWFAEHHNMPAVASTTPPVLIAAAASRTERIRVGSGGVMLPNHSPLVVAEQFAALEAIAPGRIDLGLGRAPGSDAVITQLLHRSGATSDVERFPDHVTDIIALSSPEGATVRFASGGEYTVHATPAATGSPEVWLLGSSDYSAQLAARFGLPYVFANHFSGEGLERALELYRTQYQPSPQHPEPRTFLTVNVIAAPTAEEAEARALPQLRMMARLRTNRPLVPLETVEQAQADPWDGLAQSLMDAARSKWFVGTGDQVSAELSAFAARFGVDEVMISPVAGSYDGEPRDTAPGRIRTLELLATPARVA; this comes from the coding sequence ATGAACGATCTGGCTCTGTCTGTCCTTGACCTGGTGCCCGTCCGCGACGGGCAGACGAGCGCGCAAGCGGTCGCCTCCTCCCTCGACTCCGCCGTGCACGCCGACCGCCTGGGCTACCGCCGGTACTGGTTCGCCGAGCATCACAACATGCCCGCGGTCGCCTCCACGACGCCGCCGGTACTGATCGCGGCCGCCGCATCCCGCACCGAGCGCATCCGCGTCGGCTCCGGCGGTGTCATGCTGCCCAACCACTCCCCGCTCGTGGTGGCCGAGCAGTTCGCGGCGCTGGAGGCCATCGCCCCCGGCCGGATCGACCTCGGCCTCGGACGCGCCCCCGGATCCGACGCGGTCATCACGCAGCTGCTGCACCGCTCGGGCGCCACCAGCGACGTGGAGCGCTTCCCCGACCACGTCACCGACATCATCGCCCTGTCCTCCCCGGAGGGCGCGACGGTGCGGTTCGCCTCCGGTGGCGAGTACACCGTGCACGCGACCCCGGCCGCCACCGGCTCTCCGGAGGTGTGGCTCCTGGGCTCCAGCGACTACTCCGCGCAGCTGGCTGCGCGCTTCGGACTGCCCTACGTGTTCGCCAACCACTTCTCCGGCGAAGGCCTGGAGCGGGCGCTCGAGCTGTACCGCACGCAGTACCAGCCGAGCCCGCAGCATCCGGAGCCCCGCACGTTCCTCACGGTCAACGTCATCGCCGCCCCCACCGCCGAGGAGGCCGAGGCGCGCGCGCTGCCGCAGCTGCGGATGATGGCGCGGCTGCGCACGAACCGTCCCCTCGTCCCGCTCGAGACCGTCGAGCAGGCCCAGGCCGACCCGTGGGACGGCCTGGCCCAGAGCCTCATGGATGCGGCGCGGTCGAAGTGGTTCGTCGGCACCGGCGACCAGGTGTCGGCGGAGCTGTCGGCCTTCGCCGCCCGGTTCGGCGTGGACGAAGTCATGATCTCCCCCGTCGCCGGCTCGTACGACGGTGAGCCCCGCGACACCGCACCCGGCCGCATCCGCACGCTCGAGCTGCTCGCCACCCCCGCGCGCGTGGCCTGA
- a CDS encoding MFS transporter — MNAAPAPAGPTRAPVSTGRAILNTVKGSAGNLVEWYDVYVYTVFATYFEAQFFAPDDRNSTFYIYAIFAVTFIMRPIGSWFFGRFADRRGRRAALTVSITIMSACSFLVSVMPTREAIGMWAAVILIGARLVQGFATGGEYGTSATYMSEAATARRRGFFSSFQYVTLIGGHVLAQLTLLIVLAVMPVEAVEDWGWRIGFFIGGIAALVVLWLRRTMDESLSEEHLEAVRSGTDRDSGSLKSLLTSYWRPLVWVFLVTAGGTIAFYTYSVNAPTIVKTAFGEEGAVAATWTNLLGLIFLMLLQPLGGLLSDRIGRKPLLVFFGIGGVLYTWVLITFLPQTQSPLDAFALTAVGYVILTGYTSVNAIVKAEVFPARVRALGVGLGYALANSVFGGTAPAVYQASLTGGGVTWFIVYVTAVIAVSLTVYIFFMRNRAETPLDREQGSAWTTLQDAPHR, encoded by the coding sequence GTGAACGCAGCTCCCGCGCCGGCCGGCCCGACGCGCGCGCCGGTGAGCACCGGCCGCGCCATCCTCAACACCGTGAAGGGCTCGGCGGGCAACCTCGTCGAGTGGTACGACGTGTACGTCTACACGGTGTTCGCGACGTACTTCGAAGCGCAGTTCTTCGCTCCGGACGACCGCAACTCGACCTTCTACATCTACGCGATCTTCGCCGTGACCTTCATCATGCGGCCGATCGGATCGTGGTTCTTCGGCCGGTTCGCCGACCGCCGCGGCCGCCGCGCCGCCCTCACCGTCAGCATCACGATCATGTCGGCGTGCTCGTTCCTGGTGTCGGTGATGCCGACGCGTGAGGCGATCGGCATGTGGGCGGCGGTGATCCTCATCGGCGCGCGGCTCGTGCAGGGCTTCGCCACCGGCGGCGAGTACGGCACGTCGGCCACCTACATGTCGGAGGCCGCCACCGCCCGCCGCCGCGGGTTCTTCTCCTCCTTCCAGTACGTCACCCTGATCGGCGGACACGTGCTCGCGCAGCTGACGCTGCTCATCGTGCTCGCGGTCATGCCGGTCGAAGCGGTCGAGGACTGGGGCTGGCGCATCGGGTTCTTCATCGGCGGCATCGCGGCCCTCGTGGTGCTGTGGCTGCGGCGGACGATGGACGAATCGCTCAGCGAGGAGCATCTGGAGGCGGTGCGCTCGGGCACCGACCGCGACTCGGGATCGCTGAAGTCGCTCCTCACGTCGTACTGGCGGCCGCTGGTGTGGGTGTTCCTCGTGACGGCGGGCGGCACGATCGCCTTCTACACCTACAGCGTCAACGCCCCCACGATCGTCAAGACGGCGTTCGGCGAGGAAGGCGCCGTCGCAGCGACGTGGACCAACCTCCTCGGCCTCATCTTCCTCATGCTGCTCCAGCCCCTCGGCGGACTGCTCAGCGACCGCATCGGCCGCAAGCCCCTGCTGGTCTTCTTCGGAATCGGCGGCGTCCTCTACACGTGGGTGCTCATCACGTTCCTCCCGCAGACGCAGTCGCCGCTCGACGCATTCGCCCTGACGGCGGTCGGATACGTCATCCTCACCGGGTACACCTCCGTGAACGCGATCGTGAAGGCGGAGGTGTTCCCCGCGCGCGTACGGGCGCTGGGCGTGGGCCTGGGCTACGCCCTGGCCAACTCGGTGTTCGGCGGCACGGCGCCCGCGGTGTACCAGGCCTCGCTCACCGGCGGCGGGGTGACGTGGTTCATCGTCTACGTCACCGCGGTGATCGCGGTGAGCCTCACGGTCTACATCTTCTTCATGCGCAACCGGGCCGAGACGCCGCTGGACCGCGAGCAGGGCAGCGCCTGGACGACCCTCCAGGACGCCCCGCACCGCTGA
- a CDS encoding PhzF family phenazine biosynthesis protein, with the protein MAYAGNRHPVLVLHDAGVFDGFAFDPAAVRSLMDAEGWAGTVTVMLRVADTMWEARNLFPVAAITEDPATGSAAASFGGYLRAIDAVDTPARIAIRQGRHVGRPSLLVVDIPSTGGVTVSGTAGPL; encoded by the coding sequence ATCGCGTACGCCGGCAACCGGCACCCGGTGCTGGTTCTGCACGACGCCGGTGTGTTCGACGGCTTCGCCTTCGACCCGGCGGCCGTGCGCTCGCTGATGGATGCGGAGGGGTGGGCGGGCACGGTGACGGTCATGCTGCGCGTGGCCGACACGATGTGGGAGGCCCGCAACCTCTTCCCGGTCGCGGCGATCACGGAGGACCCGGCGACCGGTTCGGCCGCGGCATCCTTCGGCGGCTACCTGCGCGCGATCGACGCCGTGGACACCCCCGCGCGCATCGCGATCCGGCAGGGCCGGCACGTGGGACGGCCGAGTCTGCTCGTGGTCGACATCCCCTCCACCGGCGGCGTCACCGTCTCCGGAACCGCCGGCCCGCTCTGA
- a CDS encoding PhzF family phenazine biosynthesis isomerase, producing the protein MPAVLRYAAFTDPDRPGGGNPAGVVLDADGLTDAEIQRIAAEVGFSETAFLYADGSIRFFSPVAEVPFCGHATVATAVALAARDGAGPLTFATPVGEVELETSRGADGVLRASFTSVEPRIEEFAPAVLRQLLHLLGIRGRTSTPPSRRVSRTPATGTRCWFCTTPVCSTASPSTRRPCAR; encoded by the coding sequence ATGCCCGCGGTGCTGCGGTACGCGGCGTTCACCGATCCGGATCGGCCCGGCGGCGGCAATCCGGCCGGAGTGGTGCTGGATGCGGACGGCCTCACCGACGCCGAGATACAGCGCATCGCCGCCGAGGTGGGATTCTCCGAGACGGCGTTCCTGTACGCGGACGGCAGCATCCGCTTCTTCTCGCCGGTGGCGGAGGTGCCCTTCTGCGGGCACGCCACGGTCGCGACGGCGGTGGCGCTCGCCGCCCGCGACGGCGCCGGGCCGCTCACCTTCGCGACCCCGGTGGGCGAGGTCGAACTCGAGACCTCGCGCGGGGCCGACGGTGTGCTGCGGGCATCGTTCACGAGCGTCGAGCCGCGGATCGAGGAGTTCGCTCCCGCCGTGCTGCGGCAGCTCCTGCACCTGCTGGGCATCCGGGGGAGGACCTCGACCCCGCCTTCCCGCCGCGTATCGCGTACGCCGGCAACCGGCACCCGGTGCTGGTTCTGCACGACGCCGGTGTGTTCGACGGCTTCGCCTTCGACCCGGCGGCCGTGCGCTCGCTGA
- the pheA gene encoding prephenate dehydratase — MTPEHENPPARRTYSYLGPAGTFTEAALAQVPEARDQIWRPVRNVGEALADVVEGRSDAAMIAIENSVDGGVSTAQDALATMPGLRIIGEYLVPVNFVLVARPGTRMEEVSLVAAHPVAYAQCLQWLTTTLPAHAHIPAASNVASALGILDGTSDADAAVAAPGIVAHHDLTVLAEGIGDNPSAVTRFVLVSRTVAPAPPTGADKTSLIVELPEDHPGALLELLEQFATRGINLSLLASRPIGDALGRYRFVIDADGHVHDERMADALLGLRRFSPKVIFLGSYARADRAIVRYPPRYSDDVFAEARDWLRGLLSGEPET; from the coding sequence GTGACGCCCGAGCACGAGAACCCGCCCGCCCGCCGTACGTACAGCTACCTGGGCCCGGCCGGAACCTTCACGGAGGCCGCTCTGGCGCAGGTCCCGGAGGCCCGCGACCAGATCTGGCGGCCCGTGCGCAACGTCGGCGAGGCGCTCGCCGACGTCGTGGAGGGCCGGTCGGACGCGGCCATGATCGCGATCGAGAATTCCGTGGACGGCGGCGTGTCCACCGCCCAGGACGCCCTGGCGACCATGCCCGGCCTGCGCATCATCGGCGAGTACCTCGTGCCGGTGAACTTCGTGCTCGTGGCTCGCCCCGGCACGCGCATGGAGGAGGTCTCCCTCGTCGCGGCGCACCCGGTCGCCTATGCGCAATGCCTGCAGTGGCTCACGACGACCCTTCCCGCCCACGCGCACATCCCCGCCGCCAGCAACGTCGCCAGCGCCCTCGGGATCCTGGACGGAACGTCGGATGCGGATGCCGCGGTGGCGGCGCCGGGCATCGTGGCCCATCACGATCTGACGGTGCTCGCCGAGGGGATCGGCGACAACCCCAGTGCCGTCACGCGCTTCGTCCTGGTCAGCCGCACCGTGGCCCCGGCCCCGCCCACCGGCGCGGACAAGACCTCGCTCATCGTCGAGCTGCCCGAAGACCACCCGGGCGCGCTGCTGGAGCTGCTGGAGCAGTTCGCCACGCGCGGCATCAACCTGAGCCTGCTCGCCTCGCGGCCCATCGGCGACGCGCTCGGGCGCTACCGCTTCGTCATCGACGCGGACGGCCACGTCCACGACGAGCGGATGGCCGATGCGCTTCTGGGGCTGCGCCGCTTCAGCCCCAAGGTGATCTTCCTCGGCTCGTACGCGCGAGCCGACCGCGCGATCGTGCGCTACCCGCCGCGATACTCCGACGACGTGTTCGCCGAGGCCCGCGACTGGCTGCGCGGACTGCTGAGCGGAGAACCGGAGACCTGA
- the pgm gene encoding phosphoglucomutase (alpha-D-glucose-1,6-bisphosphate-dependent), translated as MSSRAGIPAEASDLIDVDELINAYYDRKPDASVPEQRVAFGTSGHRGSSLATSFNEDHILATTQAIVDYRAGQGIAGPLFLGRDTHGLSLPAEHTAIEVLVANGVDVRTDSRDSWVPTPALSHAILTHNRDLGADDPARADGIVVTPSHNPPRDGGFKYNPPHGGPADTDATSWIADRANELIAGGLAGVKRTRHADIDLDSLGEYDFRDAYVRDLASIIDIDAIRSAGVRIGADPLGGASVEYWALIAEVYGLDLTVVNPDVDPTWRFMTLDWDEKIRMDPSSPSAMAALVARRDEYDILTGNDADADRHGIVTPDAGLMNPNHYLAVAIDYLFSHRPGWPADAAVGKTLVSSMIIDKVVASLGRPLYEVPVGFKWFVPGLLDGSVAFGGEESAGASFLRTDGSVWTTDKDGILLCLLAAEILAVTGKTPSQRYAELETEFGSSAYQRVDAPATPAQKAQLAKLSPDAVTATELAGEPITAKLSHAPGNGAAIGGVKVQTADAWFAARPSGTEDVYKLYAESLRGEEHLREVQAEARAVVTAALGDA; from the coding sequence ATGAGCAGTCGCGCAGGAATCCCCGCCGAAGCATCCGATCTGATCGACGTCGACGAACTGATCAACGCCTATTACGACCGCAAGCCGGATGCCTCCGTGCCCGAGCAGCGCGTGGCGTTCGGCACGAGCGGCCACCGTGGATCGTCGCTGGCGACGAGCTTCAACGAGGACCACATCCTCGCCACCACCCAGGCGATCGTGGACTACCGCGCCGGTCAGGGCATCGCCGGACCGCTGTTCCTCGGGCGCGACACGCACGGCCTGTCGCTGCCGGCCGAGCACACCGCGATCGAGGTGCTGGTGGCCAACGGCGTCGACGTGCGCACCGACTCCCGCGACTCCTGGGTGCCGACCCCGGCCCTCAGCCACGCGATCCTCACCCACAACCGCGATCTCGGCGCGGATGACCCGGCTCGGGCCGACGGCATCGTCGTCACCCCGTCGCACAACCCGCCGCGCGACGGCGGATTCAAGTACAACCCCCCGCACGGCGGACCGGCCGACACGGATGCCACCAGCTGGATCGCCGACCGCGCCAACGAGCTCATCGCCGGCGGCCTGGCCGGGGTCAAGCGCACCCGGCACGCCGACATCGACCTCGATTCGCTCGGCGAGTACGACTTCCGCGACGCATACGTGCGCGACCTCGCGAGCATCATCGACATCGACGCCATCCGGTCGGCGGGCGTTCGCATCGGCGCCGACCCGCTGGGCGGGGCATCCGTGGAGTACTGGGCGCTCATCGCCGAGGTGTACGGGCTCGACCTCACCGTCGTGAACCCCGATGTCGACCCGACGTGGCGGTTCATGACGCTGGACTGGGACGAGAAGATCCGGATGGACCCGTCCTCGCCCTCGGCGATGGCGGCACTGGTCGCCCGCCGCGACGAGTACGACATCCTCACCGGCAACGACGCCGACGCCGACCGGCACGGCATCGTCACCCCCGACGCCGGCCTGATGAACCCCAACCACTACCTCGCGGTCGCGATCGACTACCTGTTCTCGCATCGGCCGGGCTGGCCCGCGGATGCGGCGGTCGGCAAGACCCTGGTGTCGTCGATGATCATCGACAAGGTCGTCGCCTCGCTCGGCCGGCCGCTGTACGAGGTGCCCGTCGGATTCAAGTGGTTCGTGCCGGGCCTCCTGGACGGCTCGGTCGCCTTCGGTGGCGAGGAATCGGCGGGTGCGTCGTTCCTGCGCACCGACGGGAGCGTCTGGACGACGGACAAGGACGGGATCCTCCTGTGCCTGCTCGCCGCCGAGATCCTCGCCGTCACCGGCAAGACGCCCTCGCAGCGGTATGCCGAGCTCGAGACCGAGTTCGGCTCCTCGGCCTACCAGCGCGTGGACGCCCCCGCGACGCCCGCGCAGAAGGCTCAGCTGGCGAAGCTGTCGCCGGATGCGGTGACCGCGACCGAGCTCGCCGGCGAACCGATCACCGCCAAGCTCTCGCACGCGCCCGGCAACGGGGCCGCGATCGGCGGGGTCAAGGTGCAGACCGCCGACGCGTGGTTCGCCGCCCGCCCCTCCGGCACCGAGGACGTCTACAAGCTCTACGCCGAGAGCCTGCGCGGCGAGGAGCACCTGCGCGAGGTGCAGGCCGAGGCCCGCGCCGTGGTCACCGCCGCCCTCGGCGACGCCTGA
- a CDS encoding glycerate kinase, with translation MSRVVLAPDSFKGTLPAAAAARALAEGWREARPHDELVLRPMADGGEGTLDAVATSVRGAERIPVAVTGPDGERVAASWLLLPPAPDAPVGTAVVELANTSGIELLGARRLPWSASTAGFGQAIAAALDAGVTRLILGIGSSASTDGGVGMLTALGARFTDASGDPVAPGAAGLDTVAAADLTGLRALPAAGAVVLTDVTNPLLGAQGAAAVFGPQKGLDDAGVARADAGLARLSALVPSVDPAAPGMGAAGGTGWALAAWGAQLVPGARHVADLTGLPAAAATADVVVTGEGAYDAQSAAGKVPAFVASLAPGRTALVAGRVAADADTSAFAASLSLTDLAGSSAAALADPARWLHEAGVRLARTLAG, from the coding sequence GTGAGTCGCGTCGTCCTGGCCCCCGACAGTTTCAAGGGCACGCTGCCCGCCGCGGCCGCGGCTCGGGCGCTGGCCGAGGGATGGCGCGAAGCACGCCCCCACGATGAGCTCGTGCTGCGCCCCATGGCCGACGGCGGCGAAGGCACGCTCGACGCGGTGGCCACCTCGGTGCGCGGCGCCGAGCGCATCCCCGTCGCCGTGACCGGTCCCGACGGGGAGCGGGTCGCGGCATCCTGGCTCCTGCTTCCGCCGGCACCGGATGCGCCGGTGGGCACCGCGGTGGTCGAGCTGGCGAACACGTCGGGAATCGAGCTCCTCGGCGCGCGGCGGCTGCCGTGGTCGGCGTCGACGGCCGGATTCGGGCAGGCCATCGCCGCGGCGCTGGACGCCGGGGTCACCCGGCTGATCCTCGGGATCGGGTCGAGCGCCTCCACCGACGGCGGCGTCGGGATGCTCACGGCGCTGGGTGCGCGGTTCACGGATGCGTCGGGCGATCCGGTCGCCCCCGGCGCGGCGGGCCTGGACACCGTGGCCGCCGCCGACCTCACGGGCCTGCGGGCGCTTCCCGCCGCCGGGGCCGTCGTGCTCACGGACGTGACGAATCCGCTGCTGGGTGCGCAGGGCGCCGCGGCGGTGTTCGGCCCGCAGAAGGGCCTCGACGACGCCGGGGTCGCCCGCGCCGATGCCGGCCTGGCGCGCCTGTCCGCGCTCGTGCCGTCGGTCGACCCCGCCGCGCCGGGGATGGGCGCCGCCGGCGGGACGGGCTGGGCGCTGGCGGCGTGGGGCGCGCAGCTCGTCCCCGGTGCGCGGCACGTCGCCGACCTCACGGGCCTGCCCGCGGCCGCGGCGACCGCCGATGTCGTCGTGACCGGCGAGGGCGCCTACGACGCGCAGTCGGCGGCGGGCAAGGTGCCCGCGTTCGTCGCCTCGCTCGCGCCCGGCCGCACGGCACTGGTGGCCGGACGCGTCGCCGCGGATGCCGACACGTCGGCCTTCGCGGCATCCCTCTCGCTCACCGACCTGGCCGGGTCATCCGCCGCCGCCCTCGCCGACCCCGCGCGCTGGCTGCACGAGGCCGGGGTGCGTCTCGCGCGCACCCTCGCGGGCTGA